The following coding sequences are from one Xiphophorus couchianus chromosome 22, X_couchianus-1.0, whole genome shotgun sequence window:
- the harbi1 gene encoding putative nuclease HARBI1 isoform X2, whose protein sequence is MAIPIAILDCDLLLHGRGHKTLERFDLDTVSNSVLLSNFGFPRDFILYLVELLRETLSRRTLRSRAISPEVQVLAALGFYTSGSFQTSMGDIIGISQASMSRCVTNVTKALVEKAPQFITFNKDPSNREYSFQEFQRVAGFPAVLGVLDCVQVAIKAPNSDASSYVNKKGFHSIACQLVCNARGLLLSAETWPGGLQDTKILQRSAISKQLQDNEEGWLLGDGRYPLKKWLMTPVESPGTAAEFQYNLAHTVTHEIVDRTFRAIQTRFRCLDGIKGNLQYSPERSSSILLACCVLHNASLHSGLDAWTLERTEPLEQPKGPEQTLEDRDSEAEELRKHIILKHFS, encoded by the exons ATGGCCATCCCCATAGCCATCTTAGACTGCGATCTTCTTCTGCACGGACGAGGCCATAAGACTCTGGAGCGCTTTGACCTGGACACCGTTTCAAACAGCGTTCTCCTCTCAAACTTTGGGTTTCCAAGAGACTTCATCCTGTATCTGGTGGAATTACTCAGAGAG ACTCTTTCCAGGAGAACCCTGAGATCCAGAGCAATCAGTCCTGAGGTTCAGGTGTTGGCAGCGTTGGGCTTCTATACATCTGGCTCATTCCAGACGTCCATGGGGGATATAATAGGGATCAGCCAGGCGTCCATGTCCAGATGTGTGACCAATGTGACTAAAGCTCTGGTGGAGAAAGCTCCACAGTTCATCACTTTCAATAA AGACCCGTCCAACAGAGAGTACTCCTTCCAGGAGTTTCAGAGGGTGGCAGGATTTCCAGCAGTCCTGGGCGTTCTCGACTGTGTTCAG GTGGCCATCAAAGCCCCGAACAGCGACGCCTCCTCTTACGTGAACAAGAAGGGCTTTCACTCTATAGCCTGCCAGCTGGTCTGTAACGCCCGGGGGCTTTTACTCAGCGCTGAAACGTGGCCCGGCGGCCTGCAGGACACCAAGATTCTGCAGAGGTCAGCCATTTCCAAACAGCTGCAGGACAACGAGGAGGGCTGGCTGCTGG GCGATGGACGTTATCCTTTGAAGAAGTGGCTGATGACACCAGTGGAGAGCCCAGGAACAGCTGCAGAGTTTCAGTATAACCTGGCCCACACCGTGACGCATGAGATAGTGGACAGAACTTTCAGGGCCATTCAGACCAGATTCAGATGTTTAGACGGCATCAAAGGGAACCTGCAG TATTCTCCTGAGAGGAGCTCGTCCATCCTCCTGGCCTGCTGCGTTCTGCACAACGCCTCCCTGCATTCCGGCCTGGACGCCTGGACTCTGGAGAGGACAGAGCCACTGGAGCAGCCCAAGGGGCCTGAGCAGACGCTGGAGGACCGGGACAGCGAGGCGGAGGAGCTCCGGAAACACATCATACTGAAACACTTCAGCTAG
- the atg13 gene encoding autophagy-related protein 13 isoform X1 — protein sequence MDGDLSPQDKKDLDKFIKFFALKTVQVIVQARLGEKICTRSSSSPTGSDWFNLAIKDIPEVTHEAKKALAGQLPGIGRSMCVEISLKTSEGDSMELETWCLEMNEKCDKDIKVSYTVYNRLSVLLKSLLAITRVTPAYKLSRKQGHDYVILYRIYFGEVQLGGLGEGFQTVRVGVVGTPVGTVTLSCAYRTNLAFRSSRQFERSAPIMGIIVDHFVDAPCGNQRPITMGQPCNFRAPDEDDGGAFAGVQDSQEVCTTSFSTSPPSQCVCTLSPSPSKLSKPLPLDSLQLPLAPGLVTHNLYASRFSYQPAPIGGAAEFNAIQVKEGGNVLVPAQPQPPHGADVHLTVENAPNTPSSSGDEDGLLQSGEGRRDDGRSVSPSDPVESLSAFTRKVGAFVNKPNTQITAASLDLPFAAFAPRGLDSEENDPMVRPPDSPPSQSPLQASLHSQGSDGSGQQDDFVMVDFRPAFSKDDLLPMDLGTFYREFQNPPQLASLSLHTSSQSMADDLDSLPEKLRVYEKNIDEFDAFVDMLQ from the exons ATGGACGGTGACCTGAGTCCACAGGATAAGAAAGACTTGGACAAGTTCATCAAGTTTTTTGCCTTAAAG aCTGTTCAGGTGATCGTTCAAGCTCGTCTGGGGGAGAAGATCTGCACTCGCTCGTCTTCGTCACCCACTGGCTCAGACTGG TTTAATTTGGCCATCAAAGACATCCCAGAGGTCACTCATGAGGCCAAGAAGGCGCTGGCCGGCCAACTTCCAGGCATCGGCCGATCCATGTGTGTGGAGATCTCCCTAAAGACCTCAGAG GGAGACTCCATGGAGTTAGAGACTTGGTGCCTGGAGATGAATGAGAA GTGCGATAAGGACATTAAAGTGTCGTACACTGTCTATAACCGGCTGTCTGTCCTCCTAAAATCTCTGCTGGCCATCACCAGAGTGACTCCCGCCTATAAGCTGTCCAGAAAGCAGGGCCACGACTACGTCATATTATACAG GATCTACTTTGGGGAAGTCCAGCTGGGTGGATTAGGAGAAG gttTCCAAACGGTGCGCGTCGGTGTTGTCGGCACCCCGGTCGGCACGGTAACGCTGTCATGTGCCTACCGCACCAACCTGGCGTTCAGGTCCAGCAG GCAGTTCGAACGGTCGGCTCCCATCATGGGGATCATCGTGGATCACTTTGTGGACGCGCCCTGCGGCAATCAGCGTCCAATCACAATGGGGCAGCCCTGCAACTTCAG AGCCCCAGATGAGGACGACGGCGGAGCATTTGCTGGAGTTCAGGACTCTCAGGAGGTCTGCACCACCTCCTTCTCCACTTCCCCTCCCTCTCAG TGTGTCTGCACTCTGAGTCCGTCCCCTTCCAAACTGTCCAAGCCCCTCCCACTGGACAGTCTCCAGCTCCCATTGGCTCCAGGACTTGTCACTCACAAT cTCTATGCTTCCAGGTTCTCCTACCAGCCTGCACCTATAGGCGGAGCTGCTGAGTTCAACGCAATCCAG GTTAAAGAAGGCGGGAACGTTCTGGTTCCGGCTCAGCCTCAGCCTCCTCATGGAGCGGATGTCCATCTGACGGTAGAAAACGCTCCAAACACACCAAGCAGCAG TGGCGATGAAGACGGCCTGCTGCAGAGTGGTGAGGGAAGAAGGGACGATGGGAGGAGCGTCTCTCCCTCCGACCCAGTGGAGTCACTCAGCGCGTTCACAAGGAAGGTTGGGGCTTTTGTGAATAAACCCAACACTCAG ATAACAGCTGCCAGTCTGGACCTCCCATTCGCTGCATTTGCTCCTCGTGGCCTGGACTCTGAGGAGAACGATCCCATG GTGCGTCCTCCGGACTCTCCTCCCTCTCAGTCGCCCCTGCAGGCCAGCCTTCACTCTCAGGGCTCGGACGGATCGGGACAGCAGGACGACTTCGTCATGGTCGACTTT CGTCCAGCTTTCTCTAAAGACGACCTTTTGCCGATGGATCTGGGCACTTTCTATCGAGAGTTTCAGAACCCTCCACAGCTGGCCAGCCTCTCGCTGCACACCAGCTCCCAGTCGATGGCTGACGACCTG GACTCTCTGCCGGAGAAACTGCGTGTGTACGAGAAGAACATTGACGAATTTGACGCGTTTGTGGACATGCTTCAGTAG
- the atg13 gene encoding autophagy-related protein 13 isoform X2 has translation MDGDLSPQDKKDLDKFIKFFALKTVQVIVQARLGEKICTRSSSSPTGSDWFNLAIKDIPEVTHEAKKALAGQLPGIGRSMCVEISLKTSEGDSMELETWCLEMNEKCDKDIKVSYTVYNRLSVLLKSLLAITRVTPAYKLSRKQGHDYVILYRIYFGEVQLGGLGEGFQTVRVGVVGTPVGTVTLSCAYRTNLAFRSSRQFERSAPIMGIIVDHFVDAPCGNQRPITMGQPCNFRAPDEDDGGAFAGVQDSQEVCTTSFSTSPPSQLYASRFSYQPAPIGGAAEFNAIQVKEGGNVLVPAQPQPPHGADVHLTVENAPNTPSSSGDEDGLLQSGEGRRDDGRSVSPSDPVESLSAFTRKVGAFVNKPNTQITAASLDLPFAAFAPRGLDSEENDPMVRPPDSPPSQSPLQASLHSQGSDGSGQQDDFVMVDFRPAFSKDDLLPMDLGTFYREFQNPPQLASLSLHTSSQSMADDLDSLPEKLRVYEKNIDEFDAFVDMLQ, from the exons ATGGACGGTGACCTGAGTCCACAGGATAAGAAAGACTTGGACAAGTTCATCAAGTTTTTTGCCTTAAAG aCTGTTCAGGTGATCGTTCAAGCTCGTCTGGGGGAGAAGATCTGCACTCGCTCGTCTTCGTCACCCACTGGCTCAGACTGG TTTAATTTGGCCATCAAAGACATCCCAGAGGTCACTCATGAGGCCAAGAAGGCGCTGGCCGGCCAACTTCCAGGCATCGGCCGATCCATGTGTGTGGAGATCTCCCTAAAGACCTCAGAG GGAGACTCCATGGAGTTAGAGACTTGGTGCCTGGAGATGAATGAGAA GTGCGATAAGGACATTAAAGTGTCGTACACTGTCTATAACCGGCTGTCTGTCCTCCTAAAATCTCTGCTGGCCATCACCAGAGTGACTCCCGCCTATAAGCTGTCCAGAAAGCAGGGCCACGACTACGTCATATTATACAG GATCTACTTTGGGGAAGTCCAGCTGGGTGGATTAGGAGAAG gttTCCAAACGGTGCGCGTCGGTGTTGTCGGCACCCCGGTCGGCACGGTAACGCTGTCATGTGCCTACCGCACCAACCTGGCGTTCAGGTCCAGCAG GCAGTTCGAACGGTCGGCTCCCATCATGGGGATCATCGTGGATCACTTTGTGGACGCGCCCTGCGGCAATCAGCGTCCAATCACAATGGGGCAGCCCTGCAACTTCAG AGCCCCAGATGAGGACGACGGCGGAGCATTTGCTGGAGTTCAGGACTCTCAGGAGGTCTGCACCACCTCCTTCTCCACTTCCCCTCCCTCTCAG cTCTATGCTTCCAGGTTCTCCTACCAGCCTGCACCTATAGGCGGAGCTGCTGAGTTCAACGCAATCCAG GTTAAAGAAGGCGGGAACGTTCTGGTTCCGGCTCAGCCTCAGCCTCCTCATGGAGCGGATGTCCATCTGACGGTAGAAAACGCTCCAAACACACCAAGCAGCAG TGGCGATGAAGACGGCCTGCTGCAGAGTGGTGAGGGAAGAAGGGACGATGGGAGGAGCGTCTCTCCCTCCGACCCAGTGGAGTCACTCAGCGCGTTCACAAGGAAGGTTGGGGCTTTTGTGAATAAACCCAACACTCAG ATAACAGCTGCCAGTCTGGACCTCCCATTCGCTGCATTTGCTCCTCGTGGCCTGGACTCTGAGGAGAACGATCCCATG GTGCGTCCTCCGGACTCTCCTCCCTCTCAGTCGCCCCTGCAGGCCAGCCTTCACTCTCAGGGCTCGGACGGATCGGGACAGCAGGACGACTTCGTCATGGTCGACTTT CGTCCAGCTTTCTCTAAAGACGACCTTTTGCCGATGGATCTGGGCACTTTCTATCGAGAGTTTCAGAACCCTCCACAGCTGGCCAGCCTCTCGCTGCACACCAGCTCCCAGTCGATGGCTGACGACCTG GACTCTCTGCCGGAGAAACTGCGTGTGTACGAGAAGAACATTGACGAATTTGACGCGTTTGTGGACATGCTTCAGTAG
- the harbi1 gene encoding putative nuclease HARBI1 isoform X1, with protein sequence MRLKALSMAIPIAILDCDLLLHGRGHKTLERFDLDTVSNSVLLSNFGFPRDFILYLVELLRETLSRRTLRSRAISPEVQVLAALGFYTSGSFQTSMGDIIGISQASMSRCVTNVTKALVEKAPQFITFNKDPSNREYSFQEFQRVAGFPAVLGVLDCVQVAIKAPNSDASSYVNKKGFHSIACQLVCNARGLLLSAETWPGGLQDTKILQRSAISKQLQDNEEGWLLGDGRYPLKKWLMTPVESPGTAAEFQYNLAHTVTHEIVDRTFRAIQTRFRCLDGIKGNLQYSPERSSSILLACCVLHNASLHSGLDAWTLERTEPLEQPKGPEQTLEDRDSEAEELRKHIILKHFS encoded by the exons ATGAGACTAAAGGCGCTGAG CATGGCCATCCCCATAGCCATCTTAGACTGCGATCTTCTTCTGCACGGACGAGGCCATAAGACTCTGGAGCGCTTTGACCTGGACACCGTTTCAAACAGCGTTCTCCTCTCAAACTTTGGGTTTCCAAGAGACTTCATCCTGTATCTGGTGGAATTACTCAGAGAG ACTCTTTCCAGGAGAACCCTGAGATCCAGAGCAATCAGTCCTGAGGTTCAGGTGTTGGCAGCGTTGGGCTTCTATACATCTGGCTCATTCCAGACGTCCATGGGGGATATAATAGGGATCAGCCAGGCGTCCATGTCCAGATGTGTGACCAATGTGACTAAAGCTCTGGTGGAGAAAGCTCCACAGTTCATCACTTTCAATAA AGACCCGTCCAACAGAGAGTACTCCTTCCAGGAGTTTCAGAGGGTGGCAGGATTTCCAGCAGTCCTGGGCGTTCTCGACTGTGTTCAG GTGGCCATCAAAGCCCCGAACAGCGACGCCTCCTCTTACGTGAACAAGAAGGGCTTTCACTCTATAGCCTGCCAGCTGGTCTGTAACGCCCGGGGGCTTTTACTCAGCGCTGAAACGTGGCCCGGCGGCCTGCAGGACACCAAGATTCTGCAGAGGTCAGCCATTTCCAAACAGCTGCAGGACAACGAGGAGGGCTGGCTGCTGG GCGATGGACGTTATCCTTTGAAGAAGTGGCTGATGACACCAGTGGAGAGCCCAGGAACAGCTGCAGAGTTTCAGTATAACCTGGCCCACACCGTGACGCATGAGATAGTGGACAGAACTTTCAGGGCCATTCAGACCAGATTCAGATGTTTAGACGGCATCAAAGGGAACCTGCAG TATTCTCCTGAGAGGAGCTCGTCCATCCTCCTGGCCTGCTGCGTTCTGCACAACGCCTCCCTGCATTCCGGCCTGGACGCCTGGACTCTGGAGAGGACAGAGCCACTGGAGCAGCCCAAGGGGCCTGAGCAGACGCTGGAGGACCGGGACAGCGAGGCGGAGGAGCTCCGGAAACACATCATACTGAAACACTTCAGCTAG